A window of Bos taurus isolate L1 Dominette 01449 registration number 42190680 breed Hereford chromosome 19, ARS-UCD2.0, whole genome shotgun sequence contains these coding sequences:
- the OR4C1F gene encoding olfactory receptor family 4 subfamily C member 1F: MDLLMLQNSVTEFVLLGLTQNPHLQKVLFIVFLLIFLFTMVANLLIAITISLSPTLSAPMYFFLTYLAFIDAFYTSTTTPKMAIDLLYQRRTISWHGCLAQLFLVHFLGGSEIIVLIVMAYDRYVAICKPLHYTAIMQQGLCQLLVVVALIGGILHATVQILFTVDLTFCGHNVMDHFMCDFFSLLEIACSHTHTLGMVVAANSGAMCLLIFFTLLISYIVILSSLKSHGSEGRRRALSTCGSHFTVVVLYFVPCIFSYMRPVATYPGDKLVSVFFIIITPMLNPIIYTVRNTEVKNATWSLLKRRVA, encoded by the coding sequence ATGGATCTTCTTATGCTTCAAAACAGTGTGACTGAATTTGTTCTCTTGGGACTCACACAAAATCCACATTTGCAGAAAGTACTATTTATTGTCTTTCTGCTTATTTTCCTGTTTACCATGGTGGCCAATCTGCTCATTGCCATCACCATCTCCCTCAGCCCCACACTTTCTGCTCCAATGTACTTTTTTCTCACTTATTTGGCCTTCATAGATGCCTTTTACACATCTACCACAACCCCCAAAATGGCCATTGACCTGCTGTACCAGAGGAGAACCATCTCTTGGCATGGATGCCTGGCTCAACTCTTTTTGGTACACTTCCTGGGAGGATCAGAGATTATAGTCCTCATCgtcatggcctatgaccgctatgtggccatctgcaagcctctGCACTACACAGCCATCATGCAACAGGGGCTCTGCCAGCTCCTGGTTGTGGTGGCCTTGATTGGGGGGATCCTGCATGCTACTGTACAGATTCTTTTTACAGTAGACTTGACCTTCTGTGGTCACAACGTCATGGACCACTTCATGTGTGATTTCTTCTCACTCTTGGAAATTGCctgcagtcacacacacacacttggaatGGTGGTGGCAGCCAACAGTGGGGCCATGTGCTTGCTCATTTTTTTCACGCTACTCATCTCCTACATAGTCATTCTGAGCTCCCTGAAATCCCATGGTTCTGAAGGACGGCGCAGAGCCCTCTCCACGTGTGGCTCCCACTTTACAGTAGTGGTGCTGTATTTTGTCCCTTGTATATTTAGTTACAtgcgtcctgtggccacttaccCTGGGGACAAGTTGGTGAGTGTGTTCTTTATAATAATCACTCCCATGTTAAATCCTATCATTTACACAGTGAGAAACACAGAGGTGAAAAATGCCACGTGGAGTTTGTTGAAGAGGAGAGTAGCTTAG